The segment agggtacattcattgttattatttttagggtacattaattgttattatttttagggtacattcattgttattatttttagggtacattaattgttattatttttagggtacattaattgttattatttttagggtacattcattgttattatttttagggtacattcattgttattatttttagggtacattcattgttattatttttagggtacattcattgttattatttttagggtacattcattgttattatttttagggtacattaattgttattattttagggtacattaattgttattattttagggtacattcattgttattatttttagggtacattaattgttattattttaggggtacattcattgttattatttttagggtacattcattgttattatttttaggttacattaattgttattatttttagggtacattcattgttattatttttagggtacattaattgttattatttttagggtacacaTCGTTTTAggtacattattgttattatttttagggtacattaattggttattatttttagggtacattaattgttattatttttagggtacattaattgttattatttttagggtacattccattgttattatttttagggtacattaattgttattattttagggtacattcattgttattattttagggtacattcattgttattatttttagggtacattcattgttattatttttagggtacattcattgttattattttagggtacattcattgttattatttttagggtacattcattgttattatttttagggtacattaattgttattatttttagggtacattcattgttattattttttagggtacattcattgttattatttttagggtacattaattgttattatttttagggtacattcattgttattatttttagggtacattcattgttattatttttagggtacattcattgttattatttttagggtacattcattgttattatttttagggtacattaattgttattattttagggTACATTTTAGGGTTACAgttaatgttatatttttagGGTACACAGGTTTTTTCacatcattgttattattttttagggtacattaattgttattattttagtggtacattaattgttattattttttagggtacattcattgttatactttttagggtacattaattgttattatttttagggtacattcattgttattatttttagggtacattaattgttatatattttagggttacattaattgttattatttttagggtacattcatttttattatttttagggtaccttcattgttattatttttagggtacattcattgttattattttttagggtacattaattgttattatttttagggttacattaattgttattattttagggtacattcagtttattatttttagggtacattcattgttattatttttagggtacattaattgttattatttttagggtacattcattgttattattttaggtTACattcattgtattatttttagggtacattcattgttattatttttagggtacatcattgttattatttttaggttacATTCATTGTTATATTTTAGGTAGTTAGGtcattaattgtattattttttagggtacattcattgttattatttttagggtacattaattgttattatttttagggtacattaattgttattatttttagtgtacattcattgttattatttttagggtacattaattgttattatttttagggtacattaattgttatttttagggtacattaattgttattattttttagggtacattaatgttatatttttagggtacattaattgttattatttttagggtacattcattgttattatttttagggtacattaattgttattatttttagggtacattaattgttattatttttagggtacattcattgttattatttttagggtacaattaattgttattatttttagggtacattcattgttattattttttagggtacatttgttattatttttagggtacattaattgttattatttttagggtacattaattgttattatttttagggtacattaattgttattatttttagggtacattcattgttattatttttagggtacattaattgttattatttttagggtacattcattgttattatttttagggtacattcattgttattatttttagggtacattaattgttattatttttagggtacattcattgttattatttttagggtacattaattgttattatttttagggtacatgcTGGAACCAGACGCAGAGAAGAGACCAGATATTTTCCAGGTTTCCTACGTTTCCTTTAAATTAGCAGGAAAAGTTTGTCCAGTTCCAAATCTGTTTGTAAGTTTCAAAATGAatcaaatataaatgatgttgtttttattcaaatcTATTAATTATGATTTCCTGTTTTCAGAACTCTAGCATTCCTACATCACTTCAGGAGCCTCTGACTGCTAGTGAGGTCGCTGCTAAGAAAAGCAGCAGTAAGGCCAGGTATTGATCACTGATAAAGACTTTAACTGATCACAGGTATTGATCACTGATAAAGACTAAATGATCACAGCTATTGATCACTGATAAAGACTTTAACTGATCACAGGTATTGATCACTGATAAAGACTTTAACTGATCACAGGTATTGATCACTGATAAAGACTTTAACTGATCACAGCTATTGATCACTGATAAAGACTTTAACTGATCACAGGTATTGATCACTGATAAAGACTTTAACTGATCACAGGTATTGATCACTGATAAAGACTTTGTGTAACTGATCATATAAAGTTGTTACAGTATCTTCATTCAAAGACATTCAAACCTTTTTGAAGATGGTCTTAAATAAAAGGCTAATAAAAATGATGTTGCTATGCAACAAAAAGTGTTTATCACTATAAAAAGTGATCAAACAGAAccgtctttgttgttttttccagaaTAACAGACACTGTGGGTCCAACAGAAACATCTATAGCTCCTAGACAGAGACCAAAGGCTGGTAACAGTAACAGTAATGTTCTACACATGAATAATACTGTTAAGATGTGTGGACCCACAGGACCCACAGGAGCCACAGGAGCTGCCAACAATGGACAAAAAGGTGGTTtgttaataaactaaacctacacTGATGTTTACATCTCACTAATGGATTCCACTGATTGTTTATTACATGTAACCACTTTTATTTCAATAGTAAAACAGAcacttttgaaaatgtttactTGACGGTGCCTTAATGATTTAATGTATTGATCTTTGTGTCTATCCTATGCCCCTCCCACTCTATCCTATGCCCCTCCCACTCCTGGTTCAGGGCAGCCAGTTCCACACCCTCAGACCATCAGTCACCAGCTCCAGCATGGAGATCTGcttttacaacaacaacaacaacaacaacaacaacaacaacaacaacaacaacaacaacagcaacagcaacagcaacaacaacaacaacaacaacaacaacaacacatgcTCTATCTACAGGTAAAACTATCTGTATTGTTGgataaatgttaaaagcactacatacacatatatatatatatatatatatatatatatatatatttgtcccACCAGTACCAACAGGCTGTCCATCAGCAGCAGATGATAATTCAACCTGTGTATCAGTCTCAGATCACAGCAATGGtgagattgtttatttttatcatttattctgaACTCACAGAAATATACATTTTCTGAGGATTTGGTGAATAATTCTAAGTTAAAATAATACCAAACAACCCTTATTTCTAAAGTCTCTTTCAACATAAATGTATCATTTTCATCTCCATAAAGTATAAATCTCTTTATCATTGCTAAGATCTACGTTCCAaatattgcaatgttttaataacTGCTATAGAAATAGTTAAGTCATAAAATCTATTAAACCAATggtttaataacaaaaataagaaCGTTAACCTCAACCAACAATAAACCAAGTTTATTAATCTTAATGAACTCTTTGATCATTATTAACTCCACTGTACAGCTTAATCCCAATAAATCAATAGttatttgctcttgttttgactttattttctatttatttctgTCCCAGCAGCACCACTACCAACAGGCGTttactcatcatcatcatcatcatcatcagcagcagcagcttccaGCTCAGCCCCTCCCACGTTTATCCTCCCCCCTCCACTTTAACACGACCCCGAGTTCCTCTAACGTATCGTCATCAATCGGTGGAATAATAACGACTCCTGATCAATGTCAACCAGCTGCTACGGCTCACACACCTGGGAACCCTTCACACACTAATCCTCGGTAAATTACGTCAtatatatcaatcaatcaatcaataagcaacttttaaaatgtttgatacAGTAGAACGTATgtgtaaatattattttgatgtGTTTAAAACAATCTTGTGTTTCATTTCTCATGTGGAGGTCgactgtaataaatgttttattgttgtaggAATGTTTCCTCCCAGAGCCGCTGTAGCTCCGCCTCTAAAGCTCCTGACATGTCAGGATGGAATCCTTTTGGAGAAGACAACTTCTCTAAACTCACTGAGGAGGAACTGATTGACAGGGAGTTTGACATGCTCAGAGCTAGTGAgtgatatttatcatttattactttttataaaaaaacagTAGAAATCAAAAGATGCAGATATGTTTGCTCTACTGTTTAGATGTTTAacacatcctcaggtctcagataAACCTTTGTCATTGGTCAGACCAAactgactcatgactcagcaaaacctctttCAGATGACacagcctcaggcttcaaaataaaagttatcaGACACaacatgacattttatttagaaGGAACTGTAAATAAACATGACGTCATTAGTAGGGATTGGATTTGATAAGActgtggatcaggtggtagaggggttgtcctctgattgagaggttgggggttcgatcccagtctgttatgtgttgaagtgtccttgggcaacacactgaaccccaagttgctcccagtggtcgaccaGCGCCTTGTATGGCAGCTCTGtctcattggtgtgtgaatatgatgacatgtaaagcactttgtgacctctgtgtGTGAAAGGTGTTATAGACATTATTTACTgacataatatatacaaaatttataatttattattattattgttattattacaacatgtgacatgttatgtctgcaaacatttgagaatatttacagttctgtgtgtgtgtgtgtgtgtgtgtgtgtgtgtgtgtgtgtgtgtgtgtgtgtgtgtgtgtgtgtgtgtgtgtgtgtgtgtgtgtgtgtgtgtgtgtgtgtgtgtgtgtgtgtgtgtgtgtgtctgtgtgtgtgtgtgtgtgagaaagaacAACTGTATGGTgggaggagtttatcgttacgtaTTTGTGACGTAAGAGGAAATTGAAAttcaagcaaacaaacgattcctaggaattggattattGGGAACCAGTTCTCAGAAAGAAGCAGTTTTTGATTCTCATCCCTAGACATTAATatgtctttattttctgttcatttttaaaggtcaacatatgtatatcaatgtttcatttaactatgtatttattaatcaaacaatacgtCCATAGATctgaactttaaaaaataaaaggaaagaacagcTTTTCAACTCACTTCGTCATGTGTACAtctggttccttcaaaataaaacaccatgttgtgttttaaagCCTAAGATTATtgagtcttttattttgaagcctgaggccgtgtcATCTGaaggaggttttgctgagtcatgaatcAGTTTGGTTTGAgcaatgacagaggtttatCTGAGACCTAAGGATgtgttaaatatatatgtatatatatatacatatatgtatatgtgtatatatatatgtatatgtgtatatatatatgtatatatatgataCTGATCTGTTCACGCTGCAGGACCGTATTGCACTTTAACTTcctaatatttattaataataataattccatgTTTAACAGGACACTATCTAACTCTAGTCCTCGTCTTTATAGAAAAGCCTTTGGATAAAGAGGAAACCAATCACAGACTTAATCCCGCCTCTGCTGctaagctcctcccaccagagGACTTGTTTGGCTCAGTGCCATTTGTGGCCAACACAGGCAAGTCTTAGTGGACCCTCCTCCTCCATAGAGACATGAACCTCATGTTGGGGACCACCTGACCTGCCTTCTGTTCATAGGTTCTAATGTCTCACTCACTACAAAGGACCAATCTATGAGCCAATCAGCTTCTAGCTCTGTGTGCCATGTTTTTATTGGCTAAAGCAGTAGTTGATGTTTTTATCACCTGTTCTTAGATAAGTCTCATACTtttatacacatacagtatgtgaatgATGCAAATAACTAAACAAACTCATGGAAGAATTGGTGCAAGAATGTATAAATAAACCTATAATGTGaataaggggggggggggggggggggggggctgcagTGGGacctgattaattaattattaaaaccaTTGAAACGTACCTGCTGTATTTTAcagttattattgttttcattccttTCACAgggattattttttacattttgtggcGTTCCAGAAACTTGCAAAATAAAGTTATTAATATGTAGATGAATCAAAATGTTTACTTCCTCATTTAATTTTCCTCAGATAAAATGTTCAGTAGTTTTTAGTGACGTTAAACGATTTTACACTGGTTTTGTTAAAACACAGGAAACGTTAAAGATGTTGATTGTAAACTTCTTGTTATAGAAAGAGGATAAATACagttgtgaccacagggggcgacatttccaactctgaggtttggtagtagacaatgaagcagagaagaagagctctctcaGGGACCTTTActttcccttaaacagtgcgctgacacgctctggtggctgaagttagagtaAATCACAGCCTGTTGAAGGATTTCGACCCTTAAAGGAATTCTATCCTcagggccatgtgacatcatcaatcacatgatttcaagccggaggaacacaggctctaaaactgtaaagtaaatTAATGAAACGAACATGGTTCATAATGTgtttattagacatagatctactaataaggacatttagatgATTTCAGGACTCAGACAAATCAAACAAACGTACATACTGCAGCGTTAAGGTGGAAACTAATATATTTTCTCTGAGATGCAACGTTGCCCTTTGACTTCAACCAACACTATAACATTCTGATCATTACAATATTATGTAGTTTttcatatcacatcatcatTGATAGCGATATACATTGTGcctctagtgtttatatatgtgtgtactgtatatatacagtatatgaaaggTATTGTAGAAGTGATGTTTGtaattaaatgcattttaaagtgGAAATGGATCAATAGTTAGTTATTAATCCCAGTATGGATGAGACTAATCGTTCACATGAAGGTTTTTATCTAAAAACAATGGCAGTGTTTCTGCCAACAGCTCAAAGTTGTTTAGTCAGCTTTTTAACGACTGTATTGATGTTCCATttcatgagtgtgtgtgtgtgtgtgaaaacacacacattggtaGAATCTCAGCTGTAGtgtttgatcagctgtttgaCTATTTCTCACTTACACTAACTTTacttctcacacacactttgttcctaaactttaaataaacaacagAATGTGAAGAAACTTTGGTTTTCACTAAAACTGTGGGAATATATTTTGGCAAAAGTCCTTAAGCAGCAGATTGAGAACATGGACACAGACTGTCTGATCTAtctattaatatataataataagaaatattaataagaaataataataataaggaataTTAATAAGAAATCATaagaaataataagaaataataataagtctGAACTATTTTGTGCCTTTGAGGAAATAATTTAAAGTTTATGGCCACAATAATCAtctaataaaaaccatcatttaaatgtaacataagCCCTTAACACTTACCCTTACCTTAATCCTTACcttaaacctgtgtgtgtgtgtgtgtgtgtgtgcgtgtgcgtgtgcgtgtgcgtgtgcgtgtgcgtgtgcgtgcgtgcgtgcgtgcgtgcgtgcgtgcgtgttaactaaataacttgaaaagttatgaacagatttgAATGAAATTTTCGTCAAATATTGATAATAACAAGTGACACATTTTTATGATTTTCTGAATGAtcaatgaaaaatgagaaaataccacttgtagaaatcacaatatgggtggatGTGCCtgtggtggcttatgggtaatgtagtagtgagAGATGTCGACAAGACAACATTTATTAATATAGAACATTCATACTCAATGTcctttatatgattaaaaacagtttaaaaatcaataagaacattaaactCAGCAGTAAACACAGTAAAGTCTACaaactattttaaatataatatttcattctaatgttcatttatatttttaacaaaCATTCCTAATAGTGATTAGTTCACATAGTGCTGAGTCATGGTAAAGGTAAGTTTAACATCTAATAACTGACTGAAGTCTCATGTTCATAtgtattgattgattattaaatGAAACCATTAGAGCCTAAATGTGAACATTACTGTTACGCAACTTCCTCctgcagtgggaggagcttaggAATCAACAAGTATCAAACAAAGATATTAGAATTGATGCTGAGGATTGTTTACATTTGTCAATACAGTTTAGAGACGTTTTAGTGAAACCGTAATAAATGATCGTTGTTCTACCACCGCTATATAAAGAACATTCATTAACGCTCTGTTTATAATACTGTgagattaaatgtattttgaaataaaatgtttcagattttttttaaaaatatggttgttttttgtttttttgtagatAATTTTCACCACTTTATCAACAACAAACCAGTGGAAACATTAGTGTGGAGGACCTGGGGTTTAGCTAGCcttttagcttagcatgttcCACAAACTATTTCTACTTTATTGGGTACAAATCAGAATTGACCTTTTGcgaaagccccgccccccttatttacttttgggATGTCCGTCAAGTTCCTGAGTTGGTCTCGTCTGTAACGTTAGATGAATCTACAGGTTTGTGTTCGTGACTCTTTATGGAGAAATACCTGCACGATGAGCTCCAGATCCAGATAAACAGGGTCACAATAttctgtatatatacagtatatatatatatactgtatatatgtgtgtgttagccTAACCCCttatatataaacaataaaggAAACATTACAGTTATAAAAGCCAAAGCATAACGGACCAGTCATGGTCCTGTTTTCTTATATTGTTAGTATTCTCCTTAAGAGCGTTAAATgtactgtttatatatatatttatatatacacagtCAGAGCACTGTACTGTATGTCCACTAGTGTTAATAAAACCCACAACacactctttctttctctcacgTTTCATGTGTGAAAAGTCGCAGATTTCACAGTGAATAAATTTTCAGTGAGAACGAGAGATTTGCTCTGAATCAGCCAAATTATTAAAGATCTGATCCAAACTGGTCCAGTTTCTCCTCCTCGTCTGCCTTTAGGAAACAGTTACGTAAACACTGATTGGTTCTCACTGGAGGAGGAGAGCCTATCACAGCCCAGTGTTGGCACAGACAGAGACCCTTCGTCATATGGCAAAGAACCGTAGTTTAGCAGCCATCTGGTTATTCTGGAGCCGATTTTAgatatggggggggggggggggggtaagaAGCTTAGCAAAGTGTTTTCATCATAAAAAGTAAAAGGACATTAAGATGTTGGTGGATGTGAAGAGGTTTTTATAATAACTATATAATCCTggggataaaataaaatgaatgtatCTTAAATTACTGTAGTctttataaaacacacactttcatatttattatatatagacTTTATTTCATCAAACACtatgagaaataaaatatttttgtgacacatgcatgttttgttcttgcaacaaaatacagttttaattattgttttttttttttttttttgctcattgtGACCCACCAGCTGTCCCTAGGGACCCAGACTTTGTTAGAGGAAAAACCACAGTTATGTCTCAGCTGTCACAGCGTTAGCTACATTAGCTATGTTAGCTATATTAGCTACGTTTGCTATGTCAGCTACATTAGCTACATTATCTACGTTAGCTATGTTAGCTACATTAGCTACGTTTGCTATGTCAGCTACATTAGCTACATTATCTACGTTAGCTATGTTAGCTACATTAGCTATGTTAGCTACATTAGCTACGTTTGCTATGTCAGCTACATTAGCTACATTATCTACGTTAGCTATGTTAGCTACATTAGCTATGTTAGCTACATTAGCTACGTTAGTTATGTTAGCTACATTTGCTACATTAGCCCCTCAAGGTTCTGTTTTGGGTcctgttatatttttgttgtatttgacgTCCTTGGGAAAGATCGTCCAAAGGTTTAGTGATATTTTTTACCACCTATTTGCTGATGATCTCCAGCTCTACTGCTCCGTTAAAGCTAAAGTGTTTAGTGgatataaccctaacccacatATCAATACCAAGATAGGTACAGTAGATAGAAACGTAGGTGTTACCTTTCACACTGTAGGAACATCTCTAAATGATCTGGAGCTGATCATCTATgtctttgtgtctttagactatTGTAATAGTTTATTCTCATGTGTAACACTGCTCATCCCAAACTACAgttacaatattaatatcatcAGTAACGTGTTATAATCCCAGACTAGAATCAGAAGCTCTGATAAGTTCTCATGGAGGTTGAAGACCATTAATCACACAAAACATGTGTATGCAAGTGAAATGTATTATACAGTGTTTAGTGCAACAATCAGTGAGGTGTACATTATTTGGTAATGACGTGAAATTAATTTATATACCTACACAAAGTGAATCAAATTACAGTATTTCATCaataattaatcatttataattCATAGTTCCCCAAAAGTTCATAGGATCTAAACACTCCTCATCTTAGGCGGAATGAGAGAAGATGAAGATGGTTGAATTcaggagtgttttttttaaaagtgtgtcTCACCATAACGTAGTCGAGTTGGGTGTGGATTGTGGGATGAGCTGTAAAGTCTCCTACTGCACTGTGGAGAAAATCCTTTTTAAAATCCAGGAAACTCACCATCaaatattctgtatttataattataatacatCACCCACAGTACACTGTAACTTTGCATATTAATTACATAGAAGtagagaatatatatattttattctgcAGAAATGATCATAAAACACCATGTCATAGTACCAGTGCTACATAACCACAGAGGAAGTGTCACAAACCACTGATGCTAAGCTACGCATTGATATGAATGGTTTTCAGCTAGCGCTAGCTTAGCATATCACTCACCAATTTTAAGTGACTTGTTTGTGCACGTTACCCGCTTCCATAACGCTGATCGTTATCTACAAACATGTAAAAGGATAAATACACAGAAGAAGTCTCTAATAGTGTGTGAAACACGTTCCTTCCTGACTCGTTGATCTGCCAAGTTTAAATCACATGACCCAATCTACAAAATCTCACGATATCAACGGTGGCGCTGATGTTTACCGAGGTTACACGTCTGTTTCCTCTGCAACTAGTGCACAACTCTGTAGTGAGAATTCTGACCCGTACTCATAGGAGGACTCACAGTTCCTAAAGTTCTAAAAGAACTCCATTGAAAATTCTGGTTCTAGCGTTCAGAGCTTTGCAGGTTCAGGTTCCTTCTTACATCAGGATCTGAGGTGGATCAGTATCTGCTGATGGTTCCTCATACTCGGAGAACAATCTTTCCTGTTTCTTTCAGGCTCTGGAAccatcttcttctctctctacGTTCTCTGTGAACACCTTCAAAAACCAACTAAAGACTCATTTATTTGTTCAAGTTTTTAATTAGTTACAGTTATGACTTTATGTTGTCTTGGCCTTTTATACTGTgtgtactattattattattattattattattattattattatattattattattattattattactattattattattattatattattattattattattattattattattatattattattattattattattattattattatattattattattattattattactattattattattattattattatattattattattactatgattattacttattattattattattattattattatatatattatattattattatttactggtTTTGATTCTaaactgtgtatttttattttaagctgttgtgaagcactttgtgtcTATGTTCTAGAAATAATGTTACTTAAACTCTACCACTGAGATCTAACATGATCCATATCTATGTCTAATAGAAAGTCTTCTCATCAGGTGACATTCAACCTTTTTATTACaaggacttttatttttttttctaatgctaggttaatgctaatgctaggttaatgctaatgctaggttaacgtTAATGCTATGTTAGTGATAATTCTAGGTTaacgttaatgctaatgctaggttaacgttaatgctaatgctcggttagtgataatgctaggttaacggtgatgctaatgctaggttaacgttaatgctaatgctaggttaacgttaatgctaatgctcggttagtgataatgctaggttaacggtgatgctaatgctaggttattgctaatgctaggttaatgctattgtttggttaatgctaatgttagattagtgctaatgcttggtcaatgctattgttaggttaatgttaatgctaggctaatgttaaactAGGTTAACGATAATGCTggggtaatgctaatgctatctaATAATGTAATCTAAtactaatggtaatgctagctaataataatcagaatcagaaatgttttattggccaagtacagtttttaagaAAGCACAAGtcatttgacttggtagtcggtgcacgaaacaaaaaagaaagaaacaagacaaaaataattacaaataataatattttcttttgaGGTTTTTCACCTGAACTGATGTTCTGACCCACAGAAATGacgttaaataaaaataaaaagtaattgaaGGTCTGGTTCATTGAGTGAAGTCCAGGAATCCCCATCAATAAAGAGCAGGTCCCTCAAGTCAGGAacagcacaaaaaatgagaTTAACTTGACAataatgatgaatataaaagACGAGGGATACaaaaaggatagatagagaataaaggataaatatatatatatatatgtatatatatacagtgcatcAGGTAATGTTTCATGGAGGAGGTGATCAGGGAGGGAGGtgatggggggggggttcagtgggtgactgggactgtgttcatgtggatggtggcagaaaaaggagctgtttttgtgtctggaggttctggtcctgatggacctaaacctccttccagagaGGAGAGACAAACAGTTCGGGgtccggggtgggaggggttgGCCACAATCTTTcttgcacgcctcaaaatcctgaagtctgctatcatctccactgtcta is part of the Gouania willdenowi unplaced genomic scaffold, fGouWil2.1 scaffold_196_arrow_ctg1, whole genome shotgun sequence genome and harbors:
- the LOC114458841 gene encoding BMP-2-inducible protein kinase-like isoform X1, producing the protein MKKFSRMPRSESCGPGPVSGSSSSSGLSCYFGKVFSVGRYQVTVEELIAEGGFSVVFLARTHSGVRCALKRMYVNNVPDLNIYKREIMIMKELSGHKNIVRYLDSIINAVADSVWEVLILMEFCKAGQVVKLMNQRLNTGFSEAEVLHVFCDTCEAVARLHQCKTPVIHRDLKVENILLNDQGNYVLCDFGSATHRVVLPHKDGVTAVEDEIKKYTTLSYRAPEMINLYAGKAITTKADIWALGCLLYKLCFFSLPFGESQVAICDGTFIVPDNSRFSSKLHCLIRYMLEPDAEKRPDIFQVSYVSFKLAGKVCPVPNLFNSSIPTSLQEPLTASEVAAKKSSSKARITDTVGPTETSIAPRQRPKAGNSNSNVLHMNNTVKMCGPTGPTGATGAANNGQKGQPVPHPQTISHQLQHGDLLLQQQQQQQQQQQQQQQQQQQQQQQQQQQQQQQQHMLYLQYQQAVHQQQMIIQPVYQSQITAMQHHYQQAFTHHHHHHHQQQQLPAQPLPRLSSPLHFNTTPSSSNVSSSIGGIITTPDQCQPAATAHTPGNPSHTNPRNVSSQSRCSSASKAPDMSGWNPFGEDNFSKLTEEELIDREFDMLRAKKPLDKEETNHRLNPASAAKLLPPEDLFGSVPFVANTGKS
- the LOC114458841 gene encoding BMP-2-inducible protein kinase-like isoform X2 produces the protein MKKFSRMPRSESCGPGPVSGSSSSSGLSCYFGKVFSVGRYQVTVEELIAEGGFSVVFLARTHSGVRCALKRMYVNNVPDLNIYKREIMIMKELSGHKNIVRYLDSIINAVADSVWEVLILMEFCKAGQVVKLMNQRLNTGFSEAEVLHVFCDTCEAVARLHQCKTPVIHRDLKVENILLNDQGNYVLCDFGSATHRVVLPHKDGVTAVEDEIKKYTTLSYRAPEMINLYAGKAITTKADIWALGCLLYKLCFFSLPFGESQVAICDGTFIVPDNSRFSSKLHCLIRYMLEPDAEKRPDIFQVSYVSFKLAGKVCPVPNLFNSSIPTSLQEPLTASEVAAKKSSSKARITDTVGPTETSIAPRQRPKAGNSNSNVLHMNNTVKMCGPTGPTGATGAANNGQKGQPVPHPQTISHQLQHGDLLLQQQQQQQQQQQQQQQQQQQQQQQQQQQQQQQQHMLYLQYQQAVHQQQMIIQPVYQSQITAMHHYQQAFTHHHHHHHQQQQLPAQPLPRLSSPLHFNTTPSSSNVSSSIGGIITTPDQCQPAATAHTPGNPSHTNPRNVSSQSRCSSASKAPDMSGWNPFGEDNFSKLTEEELIDREFDMLRAKKPLDKEETNHRLNPASAAKLLPPEDLFGSVPFVANTGKS